The Lysobacter sp. HDW10 genome window below encodes:
- a CDS encoding thiol:disulfide interchange protein DsbA/DsbL: protein MHRLLKLLLVTTLALFAMPVFAADRPIEAGVDYVEMPNGKPWQPLAGKVEVVEVFSYSCPHCAHFQPAFAAWKAKVPKNVRVTYVPAAFNLDDPNGLAYFAGLRKNIIARAHDGLFKSIHEKGDFPINASIDEYAAYLSAFGPDREELAKLMRSKEVLADMQRARNFEIAAEVGGTPTLVVNGRYRVLGQSVDDQFRIVNQLIQKLSATTPR, encoded by the coding sequence ATGCATCGCCTTCTGAAGCTCTTGTTAGTCACCACCCTCGCCCTGTTCGCAATGCCGGTATTTGCCGCTGACAGGCCGATCGAAGCCGGCGTCGACTATGTCGAGATGCCTAATGGGAAACCGTGGCAACCGCTGGCGGGCAAAGTTGAAGTGGTTGAAGTCTTTTCATACAGCTGCCCGCACTGCGCGCACTTCCAGCCTGCGTTCGCGGCCTGGAAAGCCAAAGTTCCGAAGAACGTGCGCGTCACCTATGTGCCCGCCGCATTCAATCTGGATGACCCCAATGGTCTCGCCTACTTTGCCGGCCTGCGCAAGAACATCATTGCGCGCGCCCACGACGGCCTGTTCAAGTCGATCCACGAAAAAGGGGATTTCCCGATCAATGCATCGATCGACGAATATGCCGCCTACCTCAGTGCGTTCGGTCCTGATCGTGAAGAACTCGCCAAGTTGATGCGCAGCAAGGAAGTGCTCGCGGACATGCAGCGCGCGCGCAATTTTGAGATTGCAGCTGAAGTCGGTGGCACGCCCACCTTGGTCGTCAATGGTCGCTATCGCGTACTCGGACAAAGCGTTGACGATCAATTTCGTATCGTGAACCAATTGATCCAGAAGTTGTCTGCAACTACACCTCGTTGA
- a CDS encoding thiol:disulfide interchange protein DsbA/DsbL codes for MSSLIKPLLLAATLALGLTACNKDTTSTPAAGATDTPAAASAPSAETPMDPQIAAQAQAAAKVIMEQVQTGPAPVEGNDYVVIKDGSPWQPLTNGETGEIAEVFAYWCPHCAEFQPLVDAWKPLLPKTVRFAALPMSGGDNDSMASVFFAAEMTNQLPKVHDRMFNAIHIDRVLKPNASRQDVLAFLASHGVDAKAMAGAMDSFAMKGRLNQAVQFARRSEVAGTPTLIVNGKYRVLGRTQEDMLRIATALVLKDNAAQ; via the coding sequence ATGTCCTCTCTTATCAAACCGCTGTTGTTGGCAGCCACCCTGGCCCTAGGCCTGACCGCCTGTAACAAAGACACCACAAGCACACCTGCTGCAGGTGCCACCGACACGCCAGCCGCTGCCAGCGCGCCCTCCGCTGAAACGCCGATGGATCCGCAGATCGCTGCGCAAGCGCAAGCCGCAGCAAAAGTCATCATGGAACAAGTGCAAACGGGCCCGGCGCCGGTCGAAGGCAATGACTATGTGGTGATCAAGGATGGTTCGCCTTGGCAACCTTTGACCAATGGTGAAACCGGCGAAATCGCTGAAGTCTTTGCGTACTGGTGCCCGCACTGTGCGGAATTCCAACCATTGGTGGACGCATGGAAGCCCTTGCTGCCGAAGACCGTTCGTTTTGCAGCCCTTCCGATGTCCGGCGGCGACAATGATTCGATGGCCAGCGTTTTCTTCGCGGCGGAAATGACCAATCAATTGCCGAAGGTGCACGACCGCATGTTCAATGCGATCCATATCGACCGCGTGCTGAAGCCCAATGCTTCGCGCCAAGACGTGTTGGCCTTCCTTGCAAGTCACGGTGTGGATGCCAAAGCAATGGCTGGCGCAATGGATAGCTTTGCGATGAAGGGCCGCCTGAACCAAGCCGTGCAATTTGCGCGTCGCAGCGAAGTGGCAGGCACGCCGACGCTGATCGTCAATGGCAAGTACCGCGTGCTGGGAAGGACGCAAGAAGACATGCTGCGCATCGCAACGGCACTCGTATTGAAGGACAATGCCGCACAGTGA
- a CDS encoding endonuclease/exonuclease/phosphatase family protein yields the protein MPHSDGQAPGRRSLRLLSANIQAGSSTRRYSDYATRSWSHVLPLGGKRTALDAIADLAGAYDIVGLQEADPGSMRSGFTNQTHYLANRAGFAYWTHQTNRSVGGLASSANGLLSQLPPVEVKDHSLPGRVKGRGVLVAKFGEGEEGLTVAIAHLSLGASSRLAQLTFISELLSNAKHAVLMGDFNCTIAQPEMAVLFNRTRLQPPHCQVNTFPSWSPNRAIDHILMTDSLKVSKLEAFKAAFSDHLALSAEFDVPAHAFTVQHANAQDPS from the coding sequence ATGCCGCACAGTGACGGCCAAGCACCCGGGCGCCGCAGCTTGCGGCTCCTGAGTGCAAATATTCAAGCGGGATCCAGCACGCGCCGCTATAGCGATTACGCGACGCGCAGCTGGTCCCATGTACTGCCGCTTGGCGGCAAACGCACTGCATTGGACGCCATTGCGGATTTAGCAGGCGCCTATGACATTGTCGGCTTGCAAGAAGCCGATCCTGGCAGCATGCGTTCCGGCTTCACCAATCAAACGCATTATCTGGCCAACCGTGCCGGCTTCGCCTATTGGACGCATCAAACCAACCGAAGTGTCGGTGGCTTGGCCTCAAGCGCCAACGGCTTGTTGAGCCAACTCCCGCCTGTCGAAGTGAAAGACCATTCCCTGCCCGGCCGCGTCAAAGGCCGCGGCGTATTGGTGGCGAAGTTTGGCGAGGGCGAAGAAGGGCTTACGGTCGCGATCGCGCATTTGTCATTGGGCGCGAGCTCGCGGCTTGCGCAGCTGACTTTTATCTCTGAGCTGTTATCGAACGCAAAACATGCGGTGCTGATGGGCGACTTCAATTGCACCATTGCACAACCTGAAATGGCGGTGCTGTTCAATCGCACGCGCCTGCAGCCACCGCATTGCCAAGTGAATACATTTCCAAGCTGGTCACCGAACCGCGCGATCGATCATATTTTGATGACCGACAGTCTCAAGGTGTCGAAACTGGAAGCATTTAAGGCTGCATTTTCCGACCATTTGGCTTTGTCAGCAGAATTTGACGTACCGGCGCACGCATTCACTGTGCAACACGCGAACGCACAAGACCCAAGCTGA